In the genome of Pelodiscus sinensis isolate JC-2024 chromosome 15, ASM4963464v1, whole genome shotgun sequence, one region contains:
- the RNF10 gene encoding E3 ubiquitin-protein ligase RNF10 isoform X1 produces MPQSSPSAALASASDMDKSSPCGAGLPGSSAGSKGQQARSASAGPAGGESKPKGDGKNASGSKRYTRKRETSYSKNENFSSQSRRSNSQKSKAFNKMPPQRGGTSGSGKLFSSCNGGRRDEVAEVQRAEFSPAQFSGPKKINLNHLLNFTFEPRGQTGHFDGNGHGSWGKRNKWGHKPFNKELFLQANCQFVVSEEQDYAVNFADPDTLVNWDFVEQVRICSHEVPSCPICLYPPTAAKITRCGHIFCWACILHYLSLSERTWSKCPICYGSIHKKDLKSVVAMETRQYAIGDTITMQLMRREKSVLIPLPKSKWVNVEQPIHLGDEQHSQYSKLLLASKEQVLQWVILEEKAALLRQYEEEKHTTEACFIEAAIQELKDRERVLSSSDQSSNSDVAGATAAVEELVLMERSMAREPAASQEKKGVLAYLSAFDEEIVEAHSDSGSSFPLPLEAEEEEISEVDTRKLADVNASKETSPSDSKYQESNVTTSSGRLSNSSPFYYFYQAEDGQCMYLHPVNVRCLVREYGSLENSPEKLTAAVVEITGYSMTEDVRQRHRYLCHLPLTCEFSICELALKPPVISKETLETFSDDIEKRKRLRQKKARDERRRERRIEMEENKKQGKYPEVHIALENLQQFPAFSSCSGELTSSENQSSSLSLLDSSVSFTVSAESVSTPLSTAASLVSPSLCIGSLEEESTFPSFAQMLRVGKAKPEKWPKAASDTREIFFLPDQNTLAPPAPADSDGESDNSDRIPVPSFQNSFSQAIEAAFLKLDKPSTADSLSEEKGGKKRKKQKQKLLFSTSVVHTK; encoded by the exons ATGCCGCAGAGCTCGCCCAGCGCCGCCCTCGCCTCAGCCTCCGACATGGACAAGAGCAGCCCCTGCGGCGCCGGTCTCCCCGGCTCCTCCGCCGGCAGCAAAGGGCAGCAGGCCCGCTCCGCCTCGGCCGGCCCCGCCGGGGGGGAATCTAAGCCCAAAGGCG ATGGAAAGAATGCAAGTGGATCCAAACGTTACACTCGTAAAAGAGAAACTTCATATTCAAAAAATGAGAACTTTTCCAGTCAATCCCGTCGCTCCAATTCACAGAAAAGCAAAGCTTTTAACAAGATGCCCCCTCAGAGAGGGGGCACCAGTGGCAGTGGCAAACTTTTTAGCTCTTGTAATGGTGGAAGACGAGATGAG GTAGCAGAGGTTCAACGGGCAGAGTTCAGCCCTGCCCAATTCTCTGGTCCAAAGAAGATTAATCTGAACCACTTACTGAACTTCACCTTTGAACCGCGTGGCCAAACAGGTCACTTTGATGGGAATGGACATGGCAGCTGGGGGAAAAGGAACAAATGGGGACATAAACCCTTCAACAAAGAGCTCTTCTTACAGGCCAA CTGCCAATTTGTGGTGTCTGAGGAGCAGGACTACGCAGTGAACTTTGCTGACCCAGATACCTTGGTCAACTGGGACTTTGTGGAACAAGTG CGAATCTGTAGCCATGAAGTGCCCTCGTGCCCAATATGCCTATATCCACCAACTGCAGCTAAGATCACCCGTTGTGGGCATATCTTCTGCTGGGCATGCATTCTACACTATCTCTCCCTGAGTGAGAGAACCTGGAGCAAATGCCCCATCTGTTATGGGTCCATTCACAAGAAGGATCTCAAGAG TGTTGTTGCTATGGAAACACGCCAGTATGCAATTGGTGACACCATTACTATGCAGTTAATGAGAAGGGAGAAAAGTGTGTTGATACCACTGCCCAAATCCAAGTGGGTGAATGTAGAGCAGCCCATTCACTTGGGAG ATGAGCAGCACAGCCAATACTCTAAGCTGCTGCTGGCATCCAAGGAGCAGGTGCTTCAGTGGGTGATTTTGGAAGAGAAAGCAGCATTACTCCGACAGTATGAGGAAGAAAAGCACACCACTGAGGCTTGTTTTATCGAGGCAGCTATCCAGGAACTGAAG GATCGAGAGAGGGTTCTGTCGTCTTCCGACCAGAGTAGCAACAGTGATGTTGCAGGAGCCACAGCAGCTGTAGAAGAATTGGTCCTGATGGAGCGCTCTATGGCCAGGGAGCCTGCAGCTTCCCAGGagaaaaag GGTGTTCTGGCGTACCTTTCCGCATTTGATGAAGAGATAGTGGAAGCACACTCTGATTCTGGGagctcctttcctcttcccctggAAGCAGAAGAGGAGGAGATATCTGAGGTGGACACTAGGAAGTTGGCAGATGTGAATGCTTCAAAAGAAACTAGTCCATCAGATAGTAAATATCAGGAATCTAATGTTACAACCAGCAGTGGACGATTGAGCAACTCCTCTCCTTTTTACTATTTCTATCAAG CGGAGGATGGACAGTGTATGTATCTTCACCCTGTGAATGTTCGCTGTCTTGTTCGTGAGTATGGCAGCCTGGAAAACAGTCCAGAGAAGCTCACTGCAGCTGTGGTGGAGATAACTGGCTACTCTATGACAGAG GATGTGCGACAGCGCCATCGTTACCTATGTCACTTGCCTCTCACCTGTGAGTTCAGCATCTGTGAACTGGCTCTGAAGCCTCCTGTCATATCTAAGGAGACCCTAGAGACATTTTCTG ATGACATTGAAAAGAGGAAACGCCTGCGGCAGAAGAAAGCTCGTGATGAACGGCGTCGGGAACGCAGAATTGAGATGGAGGAGAATAAGAAGCAGGGCAAGT ATCCAGAGGTCCACATTGCTTTAGAGAACCTGCAGCAGTTTCCTGCCTTCAGTTCTTGCTCAGGAGAACTCACCAGCAGTGAAAATCAGAGCTCCTCTTTGTCACTTCTTGATAGCTCTGTCTCTTTCACAG TCTCTGCAGAATCTGTCTCGACTCCATTGTCAACTGCTGCTAGCCTGGTTAGCCCATCATTATGTATTGGGAGCCTGGAAGAAGAATCTACCTTCCCCTCTTTTGCCCAG ATGTTGAGGGTTGGAAAAGCAAAGCCAGAAAAGTGGCCCAAAGCTGCCTCAGACACAAGAG AAATCTTCTTCCTTCCAGATCAGAATACCCTGGCACCTCCTGCTCCAGCAGATAGTGATGGAGAGAGTGACAACTCTGACCGTATACCTGTGCCCAGCTTCCAGAACTCCTTTAGCCAAGCTATTGAGGCAGCCTTCCTAAAGTTGGACAAGCCGTCCACAGCGGACTCCCTTTCTG agGAAAAGGGAGGCAAGAAAAGAAAGAAGCAGAAACAGAAGCTGCTATTTAGCACCTCAGTTGTCCACACAAAGTGA
- the RNF10 gene encoding E3 ubiquitin-protein ligase RNF10 isoform X2, with translation MPQSSPSAALASASDMDKSSPCGAGLPGSSAGSKGQQARSASAGPAGGESKPKGDGKNASGSKRYTRKRETSYSKNENFSSQSRRSNSQKSKAFNKMPPQRGGTSGSGKLFSSCNGGRRDEVAEVQRAEFSPAQFSGPKKINLNHLLNFTFEPRGQTGHFDGNGHGSWGKRNKWGHKPFNKELFLQANCQFVVSEEQDYAVNFADPDTLVNWDFVEQVRICSHEVPSCPICLYPPTAAKITRCGHIFCWACILHYLSLSERTWSKCPICYGSIHKKDLKSVVAMETRQYAIGDTITMQLMRREKSVLIPLPKSKWVNVEQPIHLGDEQHSQYSKLLLASKEQVLQWVILEEKAALLRQYEEEKHTTEACFIEAAIQELKDRERVLSSSDQSSNSDVAGATAAVEELVLMERSMAREPAASQEKKGVLAYLSAFDEEIVEAHSDSGSSFPLPLEAEEEEISEVDTRKLADVNASKETSPSDSKYQESNVTTSSGRLSNSSPFYYFYQAEDGQCMYLHPVNVRCLVREYGSLENSPEKLTAAVVEITGYSMTEDVRQRHRYLCHLPLTCEFSICELALKPPVISKETLETFSDDIEKRKRLRQKKARDERRRERRIEMEENKKQGKYPEVHIALENLQQFPAFSSCSGELTSSENQSSSLSLLDSSVSFTVSAESVSTPLSTAASLVSPSLCIGSLEEESTFPSFAQMLRVGKAKPEKWPKAASDTRDQNTLAPPAPADSDGESDNSDRIPVPSFQNSFSQAIEAAFLKLDKPSTADSLSEEKGGKKRKKQKQKLLFSTSVVHTK, from the exons ATGCCGCAGAGCTCGCCCAGCGCCGCCCTCGCCTCAGCCTCCGACATGGACAAGAGCAGCCCCTGCGGCGCCGGTCTCCCCGGCTCCTCCGCCGGCAGCAAAGGGCAGCAGGCCCGCTCCGCCTCGGCCGGCCCCGCCGGGGGGGAATCTAAGCCCAAAGGCG ATGGAAAGAATGCAAGTGGATCCAAACGTTACACTCGTAAAAGAGAAACTTCATATTCAAAAAATGAGAACTTTTCCAGTCAATCCCGTCGCTCCAATTCACAGAAAAGCAAAGCTTTTAACAAGATGCCCCCTCAGAGAGGGGGCACCAGTGGCAGTGGCAAACTTTTTAGCTCTTGTAATGGTGGAAGACGAGATGAG GTAGCAGAGGTTCAACGGGCAGAGTTCAGCCCTGCCCAATTCTCTGGTCCAAAGAAGATTAATCTGAACCACTTACTGAACTTCACCTTTGAACCGCGTGGCCAAACAGGTCACTTTGATGGGAATGGACATGGCAGCTGGGGGAAAAGGAACAAATGGGGACATAAACCCTTCAACAAAGAGCTCTTCTTACAGGCCAA CTGCCAATTTGTGGTGTCTGAGGAGCAGGACTACGCAGTGAACTTTGCTGACCCAGATACCTTGGTCAACTGGGACTTTGTGGAACAAGTG CGAATCTGTAGCCATGAAGTGCCCTCGTGCCCAATATGCCTATATCCACCAACTGCAGCTAAGATCACCCGTTGTGGGCATATCTTCTGCTGGGCATGCATTCTACACTATCTCTCCCTGAGTGAGAGAACCTGGAGCAAATGCCCCATCTGTTATGGGTCCATTCACAAGAAGGATCTCAAGAG TGTTGTTGCTATGGAAACACGCCAGTATGCAATTGGTGACACCATTACTATGCAGTTAATGAGAAGGGAGAAAAGTGTGTTGATACCACTGCCCAAATCCAAGTGGGTGAATGTAGAGCAGCCCATTCACTTGGGAG ATGAGCAGCACAGCCAATACTCTAAGCTGCTGCTGGCATCCAAGGAGCAGGTGCTTCAGTGGGTGATTTTGGAAGAGAAAGCAGCATTACTCCGACAGTATGAGGAAGAAAAGCACACCACTGAGGCTTGTTTTATCGAGGCAGCTATCCAGGAACTGAAG GATCGAGAGAGGGTTCTGTCGTCTTCCGACCAGAGTAGCAACAGTGATGTTGCAGGAGCCACAGCAGCTGTAGAAGAATTGGTCCTGATGGAGCGCTCTATGGCCAGGGAGCCTGCAGCTTCCCAGGagaaaaag GGTGTTCTGGCGTACCTTTCCGCATTTGATGAAGAGATAGTGGAAGCACACTCTGATTCTGGGagctcctttcctcttcccctggAAGCAGAAGAGGAGGAGATATCTGAGGTGGACACTAGGAAGTTGGCAGATGTGAATGCTTCAAAAGAAACTAGTCCATCAGATAGTAAATATCAGGAATCTAATGTTACAACCAGCAGTGGACGATTGAGCAACTCCTCTCCTTTTTACTATTTCTATCAAG CGGAGGATGGACAGTGTATGTATCTTCACCCTGTGAATGTTCGCTGTCTTGTTCGTGAGTATGGCAGCCTGGAAAACAGTCCAGAGAAGCTCACTGCAGCTGTGGTGGAGATAACTGGCTACTCTATGACAGAG GATGTGCGACAGCGCCATCGTTACCTATGTCACTTGCCTCTCACCTGTGAGTTCAGCATCTGTGAACTGGCTCTGAAGCCTCCTGTCATATCTAAGGAGACCCTAGAGACATTTTCTG ATGACATTGAAAAGAGGAAACGCCTGCGGCAGAAGAAAGCTCGTGATGAACGGCGTCGGGAACGCAGAATTGAGATGGAGGAGAATAAGAAGCAGGGCAAGT ATCCAGAGGTCCACATTGCTTTAGAGAACCTGCAGCAGTTTCCTGCCTTCAGTTCTTGCTCAGGAGAACTCACCAGCAGTGAAAATCAGAGCTCCTCTTTGTCACTTCTTGATAGCTCTGTCTCTTTCACAG TCTCTGCAGAATCTGTCTCGACTCCATTGTCAACTGCTGCTAGCCTGGTTAGCCCATCATTATGTATTGGGAGCCTGGAAGAAGAATCTACCTTCCCCTCTTTTGCCCAG ATGTTGAGGGTTGGAAAAGCAAAGCCAGAAAAGTGGCCCAAAGCTGCCTCAGACACAAGAG ATCAGAATACCCTGGCACCTCCTGCTCCAGCAGATAGTGATGGAGAGAGTGACAACTCTGACCGTATACCTGTGCCCAGCTTCCAGAACTCCTTTAGCCAAGCTATTGAGGCAGCCTTCCTAAAGTTGGACAAGCCGTCCACAGCGGACTCCCTTTCTG agGAAAAGGGAGGCAAGAAAAGAAAGAAGCAGAAACAGAAGCTGCTATTTAGCACCTCAGTTGTCCACACAAAGTGA